In Amaranthus tricolor cultivar Red isolate AtriRed21 chromosome 5, ASM2621246v1, whole genome shotgun sequence, a genomic segment contains:
- the LOC130813750 gene encoding AP2-like ethylene-responsive transcription factor AIL1, with the protein MNNNNWLGFSLTSQQHQHQHQEHHQQHQHQHQHQEHHQQHQQQHQEHHQQHQQQHQEHHQQHQQAAVKEGSSSAPSSPHQNGVVTSFMPLRSDGSLFTNVPFSPQLQEWKYGNHGQHPKLEDFLGCCYTTSQDQENKMVINMNALPPSQDQFSSQIQTCPYPPNYPQGENVILTGNYSQTLDCHYSSSPFDGAAISQFKSWLRQNPTTVGPTTTFNVTQGASAGPGGCQFQSLSLSVNPEKGPDPGPGPLVEVVDSKKRGQSKSVCGKELVPRKSLDSFGQRTSQYRGVTKHRWTGRYEAHLWDNSCRKEGQTRKGRQVYLGGYDKEEKAARAYDLAALKYWGPTTHINFTLTDYEKELEDMKNMSRQEFVAHLRRQSSGFSRGASIYRGVTRHHQHGRWQARIGRVAGNKDLYLGTFSTQEEAAEAYDIAAIKFRGTSAVTNFDISRYDVKRICSSNTLIASDLAKRPSPNKDSPLALQLEEPLAITDSRDNDGSNDLPASLMWTSQTDDQTRSQECNSSPVYLSPENHKYEECAVSNGENNEVADNGGLSKNTHLGVVNQVPIFALWNE; encoded by the exons ATGAATAACAACAATTGGTTGGGATTCTCCCTCACTTCACAACAGCATCAACACCAACATCAAGAACATCATCAGCAACACCAACACCAACACCAACACCAAGAGCATCATCAGCAACACCAACAGCAACACCAAGAGCATCATCAGCAACACCAACAGCAACACCAAGAGCATCATCAGCAACACCAGCAGGCCGCCGTAAAAGAAGGAAGTTCATCAGCACCGTCGTCGCCGCATCAAAACGGCGTCGTCACCTCTTTCATGCCTCTTCGTTCTGATGGCTCTCTTTTTACTAATGTCCCCTTTTCTCCTCAACTCCAAG AGTGGAAGTATGGAAATCATGGGCAGCACCCAAAACTAGAGGACTTTTTAGGGTGTTGTTACACAACTTCTCAAGACCAAGAAAACAAGATGGTTATAAACATGAATGCACTTCCTCCTTCTCAAGACCAATTTTCCTCACAAATCCAAACATGCCCTTATCCTCCTAATTATCCCCAAGGAGAAAATGTTATTCTAACGGGAAATTATTCACAAACACTTGATTGCCACTATTCATCTTCCCCATTTGATGGGGCCGCCATCTCTCAGTTCAAATCTTGGCTTAGGCAAAACCCAACAACAGTGGGACCCACTACTACTTTTAATGTTACCCAAGGTGCTAGTGCTGGTCCTGGTGGTTGTCAATTCCAATCACTCTCCCTATCTGTGAACCCTGAAAAGGGTCCAGACCCGGGCCCGGGTCCGTTGGTTGAGGTTGTCGATAGCAAAAAGCGAGGGCAATCTAAATCAGTTTGTGGTAAAGAACTGGTGCCTAGGAAATCTCTTGATTCATTCGGCCAAAGAACGTCTCAGTATCGTGGAGTTACCAA ACATAGGTGGACAGGAAGATATGAGGCCCATTTATGGGATAATAGCTGCAGGAAAGAAGGTCAAACTAGGAAAGGAAGGCAAG TTTACCTAG GTGGGTATGACAAGGAAGAAAAAGCAGCAAGAGCTTATGATTTAGCAGCATTAAAATACTGGGGCCCAACTACTCATATCAATTTTACT CTTACTGATTATGAGAAAGAACTTGAGGATATGAAGAACATGAGCAGGCAGGAATTTGTTGCCCATTTAAGAAG GCAAAGCAGTGGATTTTCAAGGGGAGCATCTATATATAGAGGTGTGACAAG ACACCATCAACATGGTAGATGGCAGGCTCGAATTGGAAGGGTTGCAGGCAATAAGGACTTGTACCTTGGCACTTTta GCACTCAAGAGGAAGCAGCAGAGGCTTATGATATTGCAGCCATAAAATTTAGAGGCACAAGTGCAGTAACCAATTTCGATATAAGTAGATATGATGTGAAGAGAATTTGCTCGAGCAACACTTTAATCGCGAGCGATCTTGCAAAACGCCCATCACCGAATAAAGACTCTCCACTGGCTTTGCAGCTAGAAGAGCCTCTTGCTATAACAGATAGCCGCGACAATGATGGTTCTAATGACTTGCCTGCTAGTCTTATGTGGACTTCTCAAACTGATGATCAAACTCGGTCTCAAGAATGTAATTCATCTCCAGTGTACTTGTCACCAGAAAATCACAAGTATGAAGAATGTGCAGTAAGTAATGGCGAAAATAATGAAGTTGCTGACAATGGCGGGCTAAGTAAAAATACTCATCTTGGTGTTGTTAATCAGGTTCCAATCTTCGCCTTATGGAATGAATGA
- the LOC130813749 gene encoding transcription factor bHLH47 isoform X1, with translation MGSDVQDDQILNEESDLVEVVEECSHPNKRKCVKVPKKIMKAERERLKREQLNELFSKLASVLELNQENNGKASVLNETIRLMKEMFCNIQSLRKENATLLSESQYMTAEKDELKEENTTLEVQIKNMQNELKERIGQSKPDLNISPPECWQTDMPSHFVEAHRPQMTPTDPSTQQSPILGPLYVIPINPDLQAFQKIDAASVNSPITVSKPHARYPTPADSWPLQLLPKQPKTAVTQSSS, from the exons ATGGGTTCGGATGTTCAAGATGATCAGATTCTTAATGAGGAGAGTGATTTGGTAGAGGTTGTAGAGGAATG TTCTCATCCTAACAAAAGGAAGTGTGTTAAAGTGCCCAAAAAAATTATGAAGGCAGAGAGAGAAAGATTGAAGCGAGAACAGCTGAATGAACTTTTCAGCAAGCTCGCTAGTGTTCTTG AATTGAATCAAGAGAACAATGGGAAAGCCTCGGTACTGAATGAGACTATCAGGCTGATGAAAGAAATGTTTTGCAATATTCAAAGCCTTAGAAAGGAGAATGCAACACTGCTGTCAGAATCACAATAT ATGACAGCTGAGAAGGACGAACTGAAAGAGGAGAACACAACACTTGAAGTACAGATTAAGAATATGCAAAACGAATTGAAAGAGAGAATAGGCCAATCTAAGCCGGACTTAAACATTAGCCCTCCTGAATGTTGGCAAACCGATATGCCTTCACACTTCGTGGAAGCCCATCGTCCACAAATGACCCCGACAGATCCATCTACACAGCAGTCACCAATTCTTGGCCCCCTTTATGTCATACCTATCAATCCTGATCTGCAAGCATTTCAAAAGATCGATGCAGCTTCTGTTAATTCACCCATAACCGTGAGCAAACCTCATGCTCGATATCCCACGCCTGCCGACTCATGGCCCTTACAGTTGCTTCCAAAGCAGCCCAAGACAGCAGTAACACAATCATCATCTTAG
- the LOC130813749 gene encoding transcription factor bHLH47 isoform X2, with product MKAERERLKREQLNELFSKLASVLELNQENNGKASVLNETIRLMKEMFCNIQSLRKENATLLSESQYMTAEKDELKEENTTLEVQIKNMQNELKERIGQSKPDLNISPPECWQTDMPSHFVEAHRPQMTPTDPSTQQSPILGPLYVIPINPDLQAFQKIDAASVNSPITVSKPHARYPTPADSWPLQLLPKQPKTAVTQSSS from the exons ATGAAGGCAGAGAGAGAAAGATTGAAGCGAGAACAGCTGAATGAACTTTTCAGCAAGCTCGCTAGTGTTCTTG AATTGAATCAAGAGAACAATGGGAAAGCCTCGGTACTGAATGAGACTATCAGGCTGATGAAAGAAATGTTTTGCAATATTCAAAGCCTTAGAAAGGAGAATGCAACACTGCTGTCAGAATCACAATAT ATGACAGCTGAGAAGGACGAACTGAAAGAGGAGAACACAACACTTGAAGTACAGATTAAGAATATGCAAAACGAATTGAAAGAGAGAATAGGCCAATCTAAGCCGGACTTAAACATTAGCCCTCCTGAATGTTGGCAAACCGATATGCCTTCACACTTCGTGGAAGCCCATCGTCCACAAATGACCCCGACAGATCCATCTACACAGCAGTCACCAATTCTTGGCCCCCTTTATGTCATACCTATCAATCCTGATCTGCAAGCATTTCAAAAGATCGATGCAGCTTCTGTTAATTCACCCATAACCGTGAGCAAACCTCATGCTCGATATCCCACGCCTGCCGACTCATGGCCCTTACAGTTGCTTCCAAAGCAGCCCAAGACAGCAGTAACACAATCATCATCTTAG
- the LOC130813751 gene encoding growth-regulating factor 5-like has protein sequence MIRGRDYNKSRCGGFPAFTASQWQELEQQLLTYRYIMSGIPVPPELISTVITNPSSDFFPLQQSLPFGWGCFEMGYGRKIDPEPGRCRRTDGKKWRCSKEAYPDSKYCERHMHRGKNKSKKTSSTCSSTISCSVSSSNDECAINYHPLMPDKTQVQSFHTTTTPSVYPFMSTQSSSLSTHNCTESTQQSSIAPHWLFDSQSYDQPNKQMRSLDLEADERIMSRFQEFGSNIYQENKEDDTQKLYQNIPLLLK, from the exons ATGATAAGAGGAAGAGATTATAATAAGAGTAGGTGTGGTGGATTTCCAGCATTCACAGCAAGTCAATGGCAAGAATTGGAGCAGCAGCTTCTaacatatagatatattatgTCAGGAATTCCTGTTCCTCCTGAACTCATTTCTACTGTCATTACAAACCCTTCTTCTGATTTTTTCCCTCTTCAACAATCACTACCAT TTGGATGGGGTTGTTTTGAAATGGGATATGGAAGAAAAATAGACCCAGAACCAGGAAGATGCAGAAGAACAGATGGTAAAAAATGGAGGTGTTCAAAGGAAGCATACCCAGATTCTAAGTACTGTGAAAGGCACATGCATAGAGGCAAGAACAAATCTAAGAAGACTTCTTCTACTTGTTCTTCTACCATTTCTTGTTCTGTTTCTTCATCTAATGATGAGTGTGCTATCAATTATCATCCTCTAATGCCTGACAAAACCCAAGTGCAATCCTTCCATACTACTACTACTCCCTCTGTTTACCCTTTTATGTCTACTCAATCCTCCTCCTTGTCAACTCATAATTGTACTGAGTCAACTCAacaaagcagtattgctcctcaTTGGCTTTTCGATTCTCAGTCATATGATCAGCCTAACAAACAGATGAG GTCTTTGGACTTAGAAGCAGATGAAAGGATAATGAGTAGATTCCAAGAATTTGGATCAAATATCTACCAAGAAAATAAAGAAGATGATACTCAGAAACTATATCAAAATATTCCTTTGCTTCTCAAGTAA
- the LOC130813752 gene encoding E3 ubiquitin-protein ligase SPL2 encodes MSAADQATAAIAAQLAFFGDGAFLGIALAYVAIRSFSKFVASSSALRKIKDAPSVQVSDLRSIINDEAGTGYGEESVSEVLVVVRGMVESRSAFKGGSWKSLWNGVLQSRGSGERGVIVQRFQQCIYNEWRGLFGWYPDLRAVLANIWRDKGSTSIRMVPFVLVDCRQQQPSDYVVVNLEGSKHLLPLTTVYHHIQPIQASPYTFLQALFGYDYPVGVLDEEKILPIGKEVTGVGVCSTKNGVHELKSCDDLPFFLTELTKDQMLIDLSFKTKILLWSGIVVGSVSIGILGYAVARNWVKWKQWWERRREQRQMRARLDADADADANHGSSNPESEDVEEEEMGDIPDGQLCVICLMRRRRCAFIPCGHLVCCQRCVFSVERDLAPKCPVCRQAIRGSVRVYDT; translated from the exons ATGTCGGCGGCAGACCAAGCCACGGCTGCAATAGCAGCGCAGCTAGCCTTCTTCGGAGATGGTGCATTCCTCGGCATAGCTCTAGCCTATGTCGCAATTCGAAGCTTCTCGAAATTCGTCGCCTCCTCATCGGCGCTTCGGAAAATCAAGGACGCTCCTTCAGTACAAGTTTCTGATCTTCGGTCCATAATTAACGATGAAGCCGGCACTGGATATGGAGAAGAGAGTGTTTCTGAGGTTTTAGTAGTGGTGCGAGGTATGGTGGAGTCCAGGTCGGCGTTTAAAGGAGGGAGTTGGAAGAGTTTGTGGAATGGTGTTCTTCAATCCAGAGGTTCTGGTGAACGTGGTGTTATTGTTCAACGCTTTCAACAG TGTATATACAATGAATGGAGAGGACTTTTTGGATGGTATCCGGATCTACGTGCTGTCTTGGCTAACATTTGGAGAGATAAAGGTTCTACCTCGATTAGAATG GTTCCATTTGTTCTTGTTGATTGTCGTCAACAACAGCCTTCGGATTATGTGGTGGTCAATTTGGAAGGTTCGAAACATCTCTTGCCCTTGACGACAGTGTACCATCATATTCAACCAATTCAAGCTTCACCCTACACCTTTCTTCAGGCACTTTTTGGATATGATTACCCT GTTGGTGTGCTTGATGAGGAGAAAATTCTTCCAATCGGAAAGGAGGTAACAGGAGTTGGGGTTTGCTCCACGAAAAATGGAGTTCATGAGTTAAAATCTTGTGATGATCTTCCTTTTTTTCT AACTGAGTTGACCAAGGATCAAATGCTCATAGACCTCTCTTTCAAAACAAAGATCTTACTATGGAGTGGTATTGTTGTGGGCTCAGTGTCGATTGGCATACTTGGCTATGCAGTTGCTAG GAACTGGGTTAAGTGGAAGCAATGGTGGGAGCGTAGGAGAGAGCAGAGGCAAATGCGTGCTAGACTTGATGCTGATGCTGATGCTGATGCTAACCATGGCAGCAGCAATCCCGAGTCAGAAGATGTAGAAGAAGAGGAAATGGGAGATATTCCTGATGGACAATTGTGCGTTATCTGCCTCATGAGGAGGAGGCGGTGTGCATTTATACCATGTGGACACCTCGTTTGTTGCCAAAGATGTGTGTTTTCAGTTGAACGAGATCTAGCACCAAAGTGCCCTGTTTGCAGGCAGGCTATCCGTGGTTCTGTCAGGGTATATGATACGTGA